The sequence ACTCAGGGGCTTAGAGGGCCAGATAGGGGCCAAGGGAACAGTATGTAGGGGCAGATAGGGCCTGGGGgctgggcggggaggggggggacagGCAGCACGTTTGCGGGGCAGATAGgtgctgggggttggggggcagTTTTGGGGGGGCAGATAAGCCCTGAGGGgtgggcagagaggagctgaaGGGTAATTCAGAGACCGGGGCGGGCAGATGGGGCTGAAGAGGTGTTGGGAGGGGGCAACTGAGACACCCCCAAGCACAGCCACGGATAAAAACCCTGGGGGGCTTTTATTACCCACATGGGAGGGGGCAAATACCCCCGAGCGAAGCAAATACCCAGTCACGAATCCTCCTTCTCCTGAAACCTGCATGGAAAGGAAGCAGCAGTTAGGGGAGGGTTTGGGCACATCCCCCCTCCGtggcttggggaggggggtgtgtataaaaatggggggggggggggggagataaAAATGGGGGAGCCCCTCACCGGCAGTGGGGGCAGGTGTAGAAGACGGTCTGGCCCTCGTCGGCCGAGCGCATCTGCCGGGTGTGGTACGCCATCCCCTCGTGGCCGCAGCGCGGGCACCGCCGCTCCACCTGCCCACCCCAAAATTATGGGGGTTATCCCCTGCTCTGGGCATGGGGGACTtgataccccccccccccaaggctTAGGGAGGGGGTTAAACCCAACTTAGGGGGGGTAACCCCCAAATATCCTGGCCCAGGGAGTGTTGTGGTTTGTATGGGCCAgagttggggtggggggcatcGTTCCAGAGGCAGTTGAGCCCCCCTGCTGtagtttttttggggtggggggctctcCCAGCAGGGTTTGCCCCCCCCCACCAGCACTCACCAGCGGTCCCTCAAGGCGGGGCGCAGGATCCGACCCCCTCCCCGCCGTGGGGTCCAGCCGGTTGAACTCTATGGTGCTGCGGATGATTTTACCTTCAAAatctggggaaggggggaaacgAAGTCAaggggtgctgggaggggggatGTCCCAGAAGAGACCCAGATGTCcagaccccccccccaccacTGACCAGCGCTGCGGAGGGTGAAGGCACAGCGGGGGCAGCGGATGGTGCTATGGGGGCCTGGCCGTGGCAGGACGGAGCCGCACTCGGGGCAGAAATCCAGGGAAGACTGGAAACAGGAGGGGGGCAGCTCCATgcctgggggtggggagcaaaAATTGTGGGGGTGTCGAGGGAGGGGTCCTCGCCTCTCAGCACACCCTCAATCCCTGGTACCGCTGACTCTCACCATCCCAGAGCCCTCAATCACCCCCCCATCACCTTACTGGCCCCCCATTCACAGGCAACCCCCCATCATCCCCAGCTCCGCCGTGCCACATGCCCCCTCCAGCATCCCCATTGCCTCCCACTGCCCCGGTTCCCCACCGACCCAGTGCTCCCCCCAGTGCCCCACATCCCCCCCAtagccccccactgccccctcAATCCCTCCCATTGCTCCCCCCAGTGCCCCTCATCCCCGCAAGCCCCCCCCCAACACGCCACATccctcccagtccctcccatcgcccccccagtgcccccccagAGCAGACAAGTCGAACCTCCCCGCGCTGCCCAAACCGACCTGAGCGCGCGCGGGGGGGACtctcccgccccgccccgtcAAACCCCTTCCTCTACGTCACTTCCCCCTTCCCAAGCTTGCGGAGCTCCACGTTAATTATTGGAAGCCCCAGGGATCGATTAATTAAGCTCGTGTTAATTGACTGATTAGAGGAAGCGCCAAGGAGTTGATTAATTAAGTCGCCGTTAATTCATTAGGGAAGCCCGGGAGGGGGCGTGGCCTAGCGGGGAGGGGGCGTGGCTACGCCATTGCGGGAGCGTGATTTGGATGGGGGCGTGGCCCGACCGCAGGGGAGCGTGGCCTGGTGGGGGGCGGAGTCTTGGGCGGAGCTTTGTCGTTGCCA comes from Falco cherrug isolate bFalChe1 chromosome 21, bFalChe1.pri, whole genome shotgun sequence and encodes:
- the POLR1H gene encoding DNA-directed RNA polymerase I subunit RPA12, which codes for MELPPSCFQSSLDFCPECGSVLPRPGPHSTIRCPRCAFTLRSADFEGKIIRSTIEFNRLDPTAGRGSDPAPRLEGPLVERRCPRCGHEGMAYHTRQMRSADEGQTVFYTCPHCRFQEKEDS